A window of the Xanthocytophaga agilis genome harbors these coding sequences:
- a CDS encoding SusD/RagB family nutrient-binding outer membrane lipoprotein — protein MKKIVRYIQILMFSAVIFLGAGCESNFLDINKDPNNPTVVPLRQLLPYAQLNITNSLGIGPSGLSEPLSSFSHQIVVRDNWNSYFIVGDDFPIQQSWDNLYAGAFTDIRQIINLGTEQEAWQFVGIAQILKAYAASAMIDVWGDIPYTNATLGAENPYPEFDAGQEIYPKLFALLDEGIANLAKTSSLSTGTSDLFFSGNTDRWRKLAKTLKLKLYNQIRLTSLYDDAAVKALIAEGDLMSAASNDFELRYGSTTAPENRHPSFIQEYVQGPQYNISPYFYQIMQGKSTLNPILSGIEDPRIPYYFFNQLTPAQPAQNPVSYRDGAFLSIWFASLNIDPNEGFDQDQSQTMLGLYPVGGKYDDGEGGVVNQSSGLQGAGYQRLFTYANSLYVRAELALTKNTGENAEELFEQAITESFKEVNQIADLAGAPTLSTTEISNYASQVLALYTAANTEKKLELILTEKWIANFGFGLEAYNDIRRTGYPKPFDPNTDNNPFTVLNRSFILSLPYSVTDLQINPNAPAPRNIATDKVFWDVD, from the coding sequence ATGAAAAAGATCGTTCGATATATACAAATACTGATGTTTTCGGCAGTAATATTTTTGGGAGCTGGTTGTGAAAGCAACTTTTTGGATATTAATAAAGATCCTAATAATCCAACTGTCGTTCCTTTACGTCAGTTATTGCCTTATGCTCAGCTCAACATAACCAACTCATTAGGCATAGGCCCATCGGGGCTTTCAGAACCCCTTTCCAGCTTCTCTCATCAGATTGTGGTTAGAGACAACTGGAATAGCTATTTCATTGTAGGAGATGATTTTCCTATTCAACAATCCTGGGATAACTTATATGCAGGTGCATTCACAGATATCCGCCAGATTATAAACCTCGGCACAGAACAGGAAGCCTGGCAGTTTGTTGGTATTGCTCAAATATTAAAAGCCTATGCAGCAAGCGCTATGATAGATGTGTGGGGGGATATTCCCTATACAAATGCAACGCTTGGAGCAGAAAACCCTTATCCGGAATTTGACGCTGGTCAAGAGATTTATCCGAAGCTATTTGCTTTGCTTGATGAAGGTATTGCTAATCTGGCAAAAACATCCTCTCTGTCAACAGGAACCAGTGATTTATTTTTCAGTGGGAATACAGATCGTTGGCGAAAACTAGCCAAAACCCTGAAACTCAAATTATATAATCAGATAAGACTAACCAGTCTATATGACGATGCTGCAGTCAAAGCATTGATTGCAGAAGGAGATTTGATGAGTGCAGCTTCCAATGATTTTGAATTGCGGTATGGTAGCACTACAGCTCCTGAAAACAGACATCCTTCATTTATCCAGGAATATGTACAGGGTCCTCAGTATAATATAAGTCCTTACTTCTATCAGATTATGCAGGGAAAGAGCACACTCAACCCAATCTTATCTGGCATTGAAGATCCTCGTATACCCTATTATTTCTTTAATCAGCTTACACCTGCACAACCTGCACAGAACCCTGTCTCCTACCGAGATGGAGCATTTTTGTCTATATGGTTCGCCTCTTTAAACATTGACCCCAATGAAGGCTTTGACCAGGATCAGTCACAAACCATGCTGGGTTTATATCCAGTAGGAGGAAAATATGACGATGGAGAAGGAGGTGTTGTGAATCAAAGTAGCGGATTACAGGGAGCTGGTTACCAACGGCTCTTTACCTATGCTAATAGTCTGTATGTACGAGCCGAGTTAGCCCTCACTAAAAATACCGGAGAGAATGCAGAGGAGTTGTTTGAACAAGCCATAACAGAATCATTCAAAGAGGTAAATCAGATTGCAGACTTGGCAGGTGCGCCTACATTGTCTACTACTGAAATCAGCAACTATGCTTCACAGGTATTGGCTTTATATACAGCTGCGAATACAGAAAAGAAACTTGAGTTGATTTTGACAGAAAAATGGATTGCCAACTTCGGATTTGGATTGGAGGCCTATAATGACATTCGCAGAACAGGTTATCCCAAACCTTTTGATCCCAACACAGATAACAACCCTTTTACAGTCCTTAACAGAAGCTTTATACTCTCTCTACCCTATTCGGTCACAGACTTACAAATTAATCCTAATGCTCCTGCACCAAGAAATATTGCCACAGATAAAGTTTTCTGGGATGTAGACTAA